From Strigops habroptila isolate Jane chromosome 1, bStrHab1.2.pri, whole genome shotgun sequence, a single genomic window includes:
- the PRDM14 gene encoding PR domain zinc finger protein 14 produces MALYLGGESVPGDYGDALGMSPASLAAYYPSFHPPAQYFEAAPDFFQPLKSLGGMVPSSPPLPHYGFSRAPAFLSQPPPLPAEPFPGLPLPLYAKPRDPFYPREDSSVGAGAPGSPPALYPSPSHRAARSPEAGAPEGQSHRYHFTEEELNTVLYGTFRSSQLAGSIHAISGPRVPPASPGKGSSAPPLDRDSLQLPEGLSVLRVTYGDLSQFGVFCMDPIPKGVRFGPFQGKVVNTSEIKTYDDNSLMWEIFECDRLSHFIDGKGASGNWMSLVNCARFPEEQNLTAIQCEGQIFYESCKEILPKQELLVWYGDCYVQFLGIPISLKDMPEGKKPPQDPEEAGESFKCDRCGKVFAYKYYRDKHLKYTRCVDQGDRKFPCHLCNRSFEKRDRLRIHILHVHERHRPHKCSECGKSFSQSSSLNKHMRVHSGERPYKCVYCNKAFTASSILRTHIRQHSGEKPFKCKHCGKVFASHAAHDSHVRRTHSKEKGCTCSMCGQHFPEQEDYQVHMKIHEAH; encoded by the exons ATGGCTCTGTACCTGGGCGGTGAGTCGGTCCCCGGAGACTACGGAGACGCCCTCGGGATGAGCCCCGCCAGCCTCGCTGCCTACTACCCTTCTTTCCACCCTCCCGCCCAGTACTTCGAGGCGGCCCCTGACTTCTTCCAGCCCCTAAAATCCCTGGGCGGGATGGTCCCCTCCTCCCCGCCTCTGCCCCACTACGGCTTCAGCAGGGCCCCCGCTTTCCTGAGCCAGCCGCCCCCCCTGCCCGCCGAACCCTTCCCCGGCCTCCCCTTGCCCCTCTACGCCAAGCCGCGGGACCCCTTTTATCCCAGGGAGGACTCGTCCGTCGGGGCAGGGGCGCCGGGCTCGCCGCCGGCGCTCTACCCGAGCCCCTCACACAGGGCTGCCCGCAGCCCGGAGGCCGGCGCGCCGGAGGGACAGAGCCACAGGTACCACTTCACCGAGGAGGAGCTCAACACGGTGCTGTACGGGACGTTCCGGAGCAGCCAGCTGGCCGGAAGCATCCACGCCATCTCGGGGCCCCGGGTGCCCCCCGCCAGCCCGGGTAAGGGG TCCTCTGCACCGCCGCTCGACAGGGACTCGCTGCAGCTGCCCGAAG GGCTCTCGGTGCTGCGGGTGACGTACGGGGACTTGTCTCAGTTCGGAGTCTTCTGCATGGACCCCATCCCCAAAGGAGTTCGCTTCGGCCCTTTCCAAGGCAAAGTGGTCAACACCAGCGAGATCAAGACTTACGACGACAACTCGCTGATGTGGGAG ATCTTTGAATGCGATCGCCTGAGCCACTTCATAGACGGGAAGGGCGCCTCTGGCAACTGGATGTCCCTGGTGAACTGTGCCAGGTTCCCCGAGGAGCAGAACTTGACGGCTATCCAGTGCGAGGGGCAAATCTTCTACGAGAGCTGCAAGGAAATCTTGCcgaagcaggagctgctggtgtggtACGGCGATTGCTACGTGCAGTTCCTGGGCATCCCAATCAGCCTGAAGGACATGCCGGAGGGGAAGAAGCCCCCGCAGGACCCCGAAG AAGCCGGGGAGAGCTTTAAGTGCGACCGCTGCGGCAAGGTTTTTGCCTACAAGTACTATCGGGACAAGCACCTCAAGTACACCCGCTGTGTGGACCAGGGGGACCGCAAATTTCCTTGTCACCTCTGCAACCGATCCTTTGAAAaaagagacaggctgaggaTCCATATTCTCCACGTTCATGAAAGGCACCGACCTCACAAG tgctCAGAGTGTGGGAAGAGCTTTTCTCAGTCCTCCAGCCTGAATAAACACATGAGGGTTCACTCTGGGGAGCGCCCCTACAAATGTGTGTACTGCAACAAG GCATTCACGGCATCTAGCATCCTGCGCACTCACATCCGCCAGCACTCAGGGGAGAAGCCCTTCAAGTGCAAGCACTGCGGCAAAGTCTTTGCCTCGCATGCGGCCCACGACAGCCATGTGCGGCGCACGCACAGCAAGGAGAAGGGCTGCACTTGCTCCATGTGTGGCCAGCACTTCCCGGAGCAGGAGGATTACCAAGTCCACATGAAGATTCATGAAGCTCATTAG